A window of the Synechococcus sp. M16.1 genome harbors these coding sequences:
- a CDS encoding ferredoxin-thioredoxin reductase variable chain: MQAGDRVTVEASVVVFNHPEHRGKAFDMKGQTGEVANVLNDWRGRVISPTLPVIVAFGRYKAHFRADELKPAG; the protein is encoded by the coding sequence ATGCAGGCGGGCGACAGGGTGACGGTGGAGGCATCCGTCGTTGTGTTCAACCATCCCGAACACCGGGGCAAAGCCTTTGACATGAAAGGGCAGACCGGAGAGGTGGCGAACGTTCTCAATGATTGGAGGGGTCGGGTGATCAGCCCAACGCTTCCTGTGATCGTTGCCTTCGGCCGCTACAAGGCCCATTTCCGCGCCGACGAACTCAAGCCTGCCGGCTGA
- the pyrR gene encoding bifunctional pyr operon transcriptional regulator/uracil phosphoribosyltransferase PyrR, whose protein sequence is MADPERIEILSERELGLTLSRLASQVLESAEDSRRLMLLGIPTRGVQLSRVLARELERLTGHAISQGAIDPTFHRDDLERIGTRLPQLTTLPTSIEDRQVILVDDVIFTGRTVRAALEAMQSWGRPQRVMLLAMVDRGHRELPIQPDFCGRVVPTRRSETIELRLRDVDGEEGVFLSRFSRQA, encoded by the coding sequence ATGGCCGACCCTGAACGGATCGAAATTCTCTCGGAGCGTGAGCTTGGTCTAACGCTGTCGCGTTTGGCGTCGCAGGTGTTGGAGAGCGCCGAAGACAGCCGTCGGTTGATGCTGTTGGGGATCCCCACCCGCGGCGTTCAGTTGTCCAGGGTTTTGGCGCGGGAATTGGAGCGGTTGACAGGTCATGCCATCTCCCAGGGGGCCATTGATCCCACGTTCCATCGCGATGATCTGGAGCGCATCGGCACCCGTCTGCCCCAGCTCACGACTCTCCCCACCAGCATTGAGGACCGCCAGGTGATTCTGGTGGACGATGTGATCTTCACGGGGCGGACTGTGCGTGCCGCCCTGGAGGCCATGCAGAGCTGGGGGCGGCCGCAGCGGGTGATGTTGCTGGCCATGGTGGATCGAGGCCATCGGGAGCTTCCGATTCAGCCTGATTTCTGTGGTCGCGTTGTGCCGACCCGACGCAGCGAAACCATCGAGCTCCGCCTCAGGGATGTTGATGGTGAGGAGGGGGTGTTCCTCAGCCGATTCAGCCGGCAGGCTTGA